The bacterium BMS3Abin08 genome segment TGAAGGACTATATAATTGCCTTTGATAAAAAGGCAAAGGAACTTGCGGCAAAATCACATGATGTTGAATACATCACATCCGAGATCAAAAAGGCACTGCCTGCGCGGTCCCAGGGAGATGGTCTTATCCCGATGAATATTCGAATGAAATATCTGAAGGGGAAAAAATGAAATTCACAAGTTAGGGTCTGTGTATAAACTCGAACAGTTGTTGTTTTTCTGTCATTCCGGCTTGTCCGGAATCATTCTTTAAGAAGGATGCCCGAAGTCTGTAGTCGGGTATCCAGAACTTATTGAAAAGAATAGATTTCGGCTTAAGGACTACCGGAATGACAGATAGAGAGACTGACTTTATACACAGCCACTAATTAGAGTCTGTGTATAAAGTCGAATAGTTGTCGTTTTTCTGTCATTCCGACTCGCTTCGCTTGCGGGAATGACAAATGACTGTAGTTTATACACAGACTCTGATCAAGGAGGAAAATATGACGGAGTTCAATAAATCAAACTGGGCAAAGGCCGATTTTTCACAGGAGTATAGAGAGAAAGCGGATATCTACATCGTTGAACGGAGGCGAATGTTTACGATAATGAAGTCATTTTACAGGCACTTCCCCGGTGGCAGACAAAATAATGCGCTTCTCGACCTGGGTTGTGGAGACGGCATTGTTACGCATGAACTCCTGTCCGTGGATAACTCAATATCAGCAACACTGATCGACGGTTCCGGTGATATGCTTGATAAGGCAAGGGAACGCCTGGAGGGATTCAACAATATCAGTTATATTCGGGCAAGCTTTCAGGAGATGCTCGAAAGAGACATCCTTGGGCAGGATTTTGATTTCATTGTTTCATCCATGGCCATACATCACCTTACGATGGATGAGAAGAGAGGAATCTTCAGATTGATTCATTCGCACCTGAAGACCGGCGGATACTTTATGAACATTGACGTCATACTCGCACCAACGGAAACCCTTGATCAATGGTATATGAATATATGGGAGGAATGGATGGATGAAAAGAAGGCATCCCTTGGCATGGAGAGTGACCCCTCCAGGAATATAATCCGCAGATACAAGGAACTTGAGGAAAACAAACCCGATACCATGGACGATCAGTTAAATGCCCTGCGAGATATCGGGTTTAAGGACGTGGATTGCTATTACAAGTATGGGATCTTTACCATTTATGGAGGTCTGAAGCAAGTTCAGCCGCAGATTGGTGCAGATCAAAAGGGTAGTTAACCGATGAAGATATCAGTAATTCTTGGACATCCTAAAAGGGGCAGTTTCAATCATGCTATTGCCGGGACAGTTGTTAAGACATTAAGGGATCTCGGACACGAGGTAATTTACCATGATTTATACGAGGAGGGTTTTAGGCCTGTCCTCCTGTACGAAGAGATTGCAAAAGGAGCTGAATCAGACCCGCTCATTAAGCAACATTGCGATGAGTTGTCGAGTGCCGAGGGCATTGTTGTCATTCATCCCAACTGGTGGGGGCAACCGCCTGCAATCCTTAAGGGGTGGATAGACAGGGTATTCAGAGCGGGGGTTGCCTATGAGTTTGTTGAAGGTGACACTGGGGAGGGGGTTCCGGCCGGATTACTAAAGGCAAAGGCTGCAGTTGTTTTCAATACATCCAACACTCCACCGGAAAGGGAACTGAAAGTCTTTGGCGATCCCCTTGAAAGGATATGGAAGAACTGTATCTTTGATCTCTGCGGAGTAAAGAACTTCTACAGAAAGGTGTTCTCTGTGGTGGTAACCAGCACTCCCGGAGAAAGGGGTAAGTGGCTTGATGAAGTCGGCAAGGTTATAGATCATATCTTCCCTTCTTGACAAAATACCGTTCCATTCCATAAAATAGTTGACATGGAAACTAATATCCGGTATTATTAACCTATCAATAAAATAGTTTATCCCGAACTTGATTCGGAGCACGAATAACGGTCATGTAAGGTTTACAGTATTTAGTTGCCGGGATATTATTATACAAAAAGGGAGAATCTCTAAATGAAAACAAAGCAAAAGACACAAATAGTAAAGTCCCTCCTCCGGCTTGGCGTCTTCCTCCAGAGAGAGGGAAACAGAATAGTCAGCGACTTCGGGCTGAACCAGCAGCAGCTTGTTGTGCTGAAGGAGATTCAGGAAAAGGGGCCTGTCAGCCAGAGAGAAATCTGCTCTGAACTGCTTCTTGAGAAATCAAATGTATCAAAGATCGTCGGGAAACTCTATTCTCAAGGTTACATAACCGTCTCGCATTCGGAAAGGGACAACCGTCGCTCCATATTGACGGTTACGGCAAAAGGGAACTCGATCTTGGATCGATGCATGGAACGGCTGAATCAATGGAACAGTGAGTGGTTAAGACCGATGTCCGCCCGGGAACTAAATAACACAGTCGGCATATTGAGCAGGCTGGAGAGTCTTCACAAATAAATCCACACTTAAAGGAGGGTACATGTACTTTATGACAATCAATAAGATCCATCAAGGCGTTGGTCCGGAAGAAATTGGGAAGGTTATTCCGCAGCATATTCAATGGATCAAAGAACAGATAAGCAAAGGAACAATCGTCCAGGCCGGGAAATGGGGCGATTCAGGCGGAATGCTCATCATGAAGGCAAACAATATTACTGAGGCTGAGGGGATATTAAGTGAAGACCCGTTGGTAAAATCCGGCTTAATTAGCTTTGGAGTAGAGAGATTTTATCCCATTGTGGAAATAACTCTCTGAACTGCATGTAATAACGGAAACCTCAGGCATCCCCTGTCTTTTTATGGACAACCTTTTTCCTGGCAGTGGTGGCTGCCTTCTTTTTGGCTCTACCCTCTTTGGCTTTCCGTACAGAAGATTTCGTCTTTTTTGTTGCAGGTTTTGGTGCCGGTTTTCCTTTTGACTTTGATTTTGATTTTGACTTTGACTTTGACCGTGCTTTCTTTGGTGCCGGCGTCTCTTCCATATCAATCCCAAATATCTCTGACAAATCAGAATCATCCATAACGTTAGCGCTTTTTTGCTTGGCCTTTCTGAGCATTTCACTTGTCTTATCTTTAACTGCACCAGAGACTAAATCTTTCATCTCTACATCCCTTAAGGTGAAGAATAATTCAGGTTCTGAATCCAGCCTGGCCCCGATTCCATATAAAGTGGCAGCAACATGTTTGCACATATCAGCCCAATCAGGGCAACTGCAATCAAAGGAAATTTCTTTAGGTGCAGGGAAGAGGCCTGATTTTTTATCGGTAAATATATTTGATAACGATTTAGGAAATTTGCCATTCATAAGCTCTTGCAGGGAATCAAATT includes the following:
- a CDS encoding marR family protein, with translation MKTKQKTQIVKSLLRLGVFLQREGNRIVSDFGLNQQQLVVLKEIQEKGPVSQREICSELLLEKSNVSKIVGKLYSQGYITVSHSERDNRRSILTVTAKGNSILDRCMERLNQWNSEWLRPMSARELNNTVGILSRLESLHK
- the cmoA gene encoding tRNA (cmo5U34)-methyltransferase; amino-acid sequence: MTEFNKSNWAKADFSQEYREKADIYIVERRRMFTIMKSFYRHFPGGRQNNALLDLGCGDGIVTHELLSVDNSISATLIDGSGDMLDKARERLEGFNNISYIRASFQEMLERDILGQDFDFIVSSMAIHHLTMDEKRGIFRLIHSHLKTGGYFMNIDVILAPTETLDQWYMNIWEEWMDEKKASLGMESDPSRNIIRRYKELEENKPDTMDDQLNALRDIGFKDVDCYYKYGIFTIYGGLKQVQPQIGADQKGS
- a CDS encoding YCII-related domain protein; translated protein: MYFMTINKIHQGVGPEEIGKVIPQHIQWIKEQISKGTIVQAGKWGDSGGMLIMKANNITEAEGILSEDPLVKSGLISFGVERFYPIVEITL